The segment ATATAAAGAAACGAACATTGATAGGAGAGATTATTTTGGAACGTGTAGTAGGAACTGTTGTACGAGGTCTTCGTGGACCGATTATTAATGAAGGTGACGATATTGTACAAATCGTTGTTGACACAGCATTAAATGCAGCAAAAGTAGAAGGTTATGAAATTGCTGATCGTGATATCGTAACAGTAACAGAATCAGTTGTTGCACGTGCGCAAGGGAACTATGCAACAATCGATGATATCGCTGCTGATGTCAATGCAAAATTCGGTGATGATACAGTTGGGGTAATTTTCCCAATCCTTTCACGTAACCGTTTCTCTAACATTTTAAAAGGAATTGCAAAAGGCACAAAGAAAATTGTTCTTATGCTAAGCTACCCATCTGATGAAGTTGGAAACCATTTAGTATCGATTGATGAACTAGATGAAAAAGGCATTAATCCATGGACAGATGTTTTAACAGAAGCTGAATTCCGTGGTCACTTTGGCTACAATAAACATACGTTTACTGGTGTCGATTATATTGAGTACTACAAAGAATTAATCGTTGAACAAGGTACTGAAGTAGAAGTCATCTTCTCAAACAATGCTAAAACAATTTTAGACTATACGAAAACAGTTTTAACTTGTGATGTTCACTCTCGTTTCCGTACAAAACGTATTTTAAACGCGGCTGGCGCTGAAAAAGTGTTCGGCTTAGACAATATTTTATCAGAGTCTCATAATGGCTCAGGCTGCAACACGCAATACGGTCTATTAGGTTCAAACAAATCAACAGAAGATGGTGTAAAATTATTCCCGGATAATTGCCAACCAATCGTGGATGACATTCAAGCAAAAATTCTTGCAGCTTCTGGTAAATTAGTGGAAGTCATGATTTATGGTGATGGTGCATTTAAAGATCCTGTTGGTCAAATTTGGGAACTTGCAGACCCTGTTGTATCACCTGCATACACACCAGGTCTTGCTGGAACGCCGAATGAAATTAAATTAAAATATTTAGCTGACAATGATTTTGCTGAATTACATGGCGAAGAATTAAAAGCAGCGATTAAAAATTACATTAACAATAAAGAAGAAGATTTAACAGGAAATATGGCCGCTCAAGGTACAACTCCTCGTAAATTAACGGATTTAATCGGTTCTTTATCTGACTTAACTTCTGGTTCTGGAGATAAAGGTACGCCGATGATTTATATCCAAGGTTACTTCGATAACTATACAAAATAAGTTTTCCTTTGAAATCCCCTATACCTTTAATGGTATGTGGGGATTTTTTCTGTTCCCCATCTGACCTTAACATTTATTATTTAATTGGCACTTTTACAAATGTCAGACTGTTGATAATATTAAGAGCAATTCAACCGATAAGGAGTGCTTACTGATGCAATCAACAAAAAGCTACACGGACGCGGGCGGTCACACAACAAATTCAACTATACATACCGTGACGCCTGAACCTTTAATGCCTGATTCAAACAGGAGAAATTCAAGTGTGATACTTGCTGCGGAACCATTAAAATCTCGTCCGATGACATATGGTAAAAGCAATAAAACATTCGACTTAATCGTAACGAGCCTACTCATCTCACTTGTATTCGTTGCAACATTTTTCATTAACATTCGACTACCCATTGCAGCGAATGGCGGACTTGTTCACTTAGGTACAGGTATGTTGTTTATCGCAGCAATTATGTTTGGTCCGAAGAAAGGGGCCATTGCTGGTGGCGTTGGGATGGCTTTATTTGATTTATTTTCAGGTTGGACTTTATGGGCGCCATTTACGTTAGTAGCGCGATGTGTGCAAGGTTATATTGTCGGAAAAATCGCCTGGTCAGGTGGGCGTAATGGTAAGAGTCCTATTTTTAATGTCATTGCAATTTTTGTTTCCGTACCATTTATGTTATTAGGCTATTATATATGCGAGCGCGTCATTTTCGGAAACTGGGTTGCTCCTCTTGCCTCGATTCCAGGTAACTTAGTGCAAAATGCGGTTGGGATGCTAATTGCCATTCCTGTATGTTTGGCGCTGAAGAAGTTACCATTATTTAAATAGCAAAAAGTCGAGATCGGCATACCATGCCTTTCTCGACCTTTCCATTTTATTTTACCAACGCACTAATCGTTTTAAACGTATCGCCCTTCGCAATTTGTTGCATTTCAAATAAGGCCATTTCAACACTCGTTAGTTTTGCCCCTAGCTGAAGCATTTTCTGAACGCCTACTTCACGGTTTCCTGCAGTTCGTGATGATACACAGTCCGCTAACACTTCCACCTCATAGCCATTTGCTAGCAAGTGAGCAGCCGTTTGATATACACAAATATGCGTTTCAATCCCTGCAAGCAATACTTTTTTTCTGCCGGTTGCTTCTAATTGCTGAACGAATTCTGGTGTATCATACGCGCTAAATGTTATTTTTTCAATCGGCTTCATATCCGTTAAATGCTGAGAAATTTCTTCCACAGTCGGTCCTAAACCTTTCGGATATTGCTCCAACCATAAAATAGGGAGCTGTAACGTTTGTGCCCCTTGTACCACTTTTGAAATGCTATCGATTACAAATTCACTCTCATCCACAATTTGCGCAAGTTTTCCTTGAATATCAATTAACACTAATACCGTTTCTTCTTTTGTAAGCATAAAAATTCCTCCCCTTTGACTCATTTCTCTTTCATTATACTTGAAATGACGCTAGAAAGGATGCTTTTCTTCCATTGAAAGGAAAGCGACTAGCCTGTATAGTGTTAACTAGAAACGGAGGATTTACATGTTACGTCTTAGTTGGCTCATTAGTATGGGCATTAGTTTATTTGGTGTCATGCTTATTCAATACTTTTTCACGATGAAACCAGATGATGTCGCTCAAGCCGGAAATCTTGGGGCGCTTGGCTTAGCACTTGCTGCACCATTTATTCTTTTAAGCTTGTTTATTACATATCGTTTTTTCCTCGTAACTTCGCGTCAAGCACGTGATCAATTGATGCGCCTTATTTATTTAATTTTTGGTGTTGCGTTCCTTATCGTGATGGTTTTTTATGCAATCGAATTTAAAAATGATGTATATGCTTCACTTGGTGGTAATACGCATACGAAAGGTTCACAAATATATGGCTTTCCGATGCTAAATGAATATACGAACCATGTATTTATTAACTTTTATACATTCGGTATTGCTCATGCGGTGAGCGGTTTAGCTGCTACGATTATAGGAATTTTTAAAAAGCCTACTGTGGTGCAAGAAGAGCGTATTTAGCGCCTATCTTCTCGCACCATTTTTTAATACAATTCGGCAAACATTTTTATTTAAGAATTCCCGTTCCCGTTATTTCTACTTCTATTTTAGGCTTTATATCAATCGTAGGAAATGTACTTGGCCAATCGATCGCCTTCCACGTCTCAGGGTGGTAAGCAATTAACTGCCTACCAATTCCGAAATAATCACAATTTGCTTTTTTTAATTGTTCAACGACCTTCTCCGCTTTTTCAGTTAGTTGCTTAGAAAGATCCTCGTTCAATTTAAGTACCTTTTCATGATTAAATAGATGATCTTTTGGATATTCAACTACTGTCACATTTAATTTCACATAAATTTCAACAGAAACATGATGATTTTCATCAACATTTAGTTTTAATTTTTGATTTTTTAAAAAAGTATTGGCCGTCAAGTATTGGTTTTGAAGCTCCGCCTCTTCTGGATTGACTTTGAAACTTAATGTTGAGTTCGCCCCATGTTCACCATTCATATACAATAAAACAGTCGCGTCTTGTCCTTCCAACACTTCTCCTGTAAAACTTTTATCATGAAAAAGTGCCATACCCGCTACATCAAATGTTTCCGAGTCTTTTGCCTTTATATACGGCAGCGCAAAATCTTTCCCTGGATCAAATAAATCTGGGCATACGGATTGAATTGTTACATTTGGAATAAGGGTTTGATTTTCCGTTTCTCTCAAAGTCTTATAGAGTTTTTCACTAATAAACGCATCATCTGAAATTTCCATGTTAAGGAGATCTTTCGCATCGCCTTCAGTAACTACCATTTTCGCCCCTAATGAATTTCTTGGATCCCGATAAAACATATCGATGATTGGATAAATATTTTCTTTTGCTAAATCCTCACCTAATACAAGAACTTGCAATTTATTCGATGCGTATCTTCCACCTAACTGCTTTTCAATGGAGGAACGCGTTTCTCTCAACGTATTTCCTGTTGCACTATATATAACATTTGCTGTAGCTGGCTTACCGGCTCCACCACTGTCTTGTTTAATTTGCCTAATGACAGATGTATTCAATACTTGATTGTCATCTTCTACATCTAGTCCGATTCCTACTACTAAGCTACTATCTTTTAACAGCCGTACATCCCAACACCCTGTTAATAGCCATATATTCAAAACAATTAAAATAAGTATTCCTTTTTTCATGTAGATGAACTCCTATAGTTATATTTCTTCCTTACGATTGATACGAATAATGTAAGAAGGGGAAGAAAGACAGTAAAAATATAGCTACTAACAGAAAGATATTTATTAAATTGTTCAATTTCGGACTCCGTTGTAAGAAATAGTCCGATAATAAACGCTATGAACGGCAAGTACCAAATCGGATACTTTCTTTGCCCTTTATGCAACGTATATGCCGCGAATTTACTTGCCAAATATAAATAAGCTACAAGCGATGTTGACATTGGAATGATCCAAATCGACAGAAAAATGAGATCTAATCTTTCAATCCATTGGAAATTAACTGCTTTTAATAAATATAATACCGGCTCTGAAATGATTTTTAATTCCTCAGGACTAAATATTAAATAGCAACAAATCGTAAAGTAAATATAGATAAAAACTGCTGTCATATTGGCTAATGAAATGCTTTTGAGTGATTGCTTATATGTTCCTTGCACAAAAGGTAAAACGACCGCAATGATTTCAAATCCTATCATTGCTATAAGGGCATCATGCGCACCGATCGTAATATTTTTCAATCCTGATTGCCCCACCGGAAATAAATATGCCCATTCAATATTAAATGTGAAAGCAAACCAAGGCAGTAAAATGGAGATTAAAATGACTACAGCCGTTAGCATATAAAATCGTGCTAACACACGTAAATTACTTTTCCCAATATAAATTGCTGTTGCCAGTATAATTAAAAGTAATATTGAAATCGGTGTATAACTTAATATCCATTCTTTTAAAAGATTCGCAAACAAAAGGGCTAATAATGACATGACAAGTAAAAAGTAAAGCGTGTATAAAAGATTAATTACTTTTCCCACATACTGACCAAATACAATGACCGAAATTTCAAAAAGGCTCTTTCCTTTAAATCCATTAAGCAAAGTCCACAATAGCAAAATTAAAATTTGTATTCCAACCCCTGCCAATATAACAGATATCCAACCATCATTTTTAGAATGGCTAAATACATTGGAAGGAAGTGATAGTAAGCCTATGCCAATTTGAGCCTGTAAAACGACAAAAAATAATTGCTTTTGAGATATACTTTTTTCATTCATCTTTTTTCCATCCTCTAGGGTTACCTGTTCTAACAATATCTTTTGGACGTGGACCAGTTGGCCTTTTAATAAATTTCCAAAGCGGAAGTCGTACTATTGTATCTTTGTTTTCTGATAACTTAAAAGGAGCGAATGGCGTAAAATAGGGCATCCCAAAAGATTCCAACTTACATAGATGAAGTAATATAATCATCAATCCGAAAACAATTCCAACAAGACCAAATAAAGAAGATGCCACCATTAGCGGAAAACTGAGCAGTCGAATGGTCGTCCCCATTTCTGTAATGGGAAGTGTATAGGAAGCTACTGCTGTTAGTGCCACGACGACAACCATTGAATTTGATACTAAATTTGCTTCTACTACAGCCGTTCCAATAACTAAACCGCCTACTACACCAATCGTCTGAGCAATTGGGCTTGGCAACCGCGTAGCCGCCTCACTTAAAAGCTCTAAAATAATAAGCATGGACACCGCTTCGATAATAGGTGGAACGGGAACGAACTCCAACGTTCCTTTTAACGCAAGGACGAGTTCAAATGGAATGATTTCATAGTGAAACGAAACGACCGCAATATATAAAGAAGGTAAACCTATCACAATCATAAGACTCATCGTTCGAAATAATGTTAAAAATGAACCAATAAAAAAACGATTATTATAATCATCTGGTGTTTGTATAAATGCAAAAAAACTGATTGGTGCGATCATTGCGGTTGGGCTACCATCAGCAATAATAGCAAATCTACCTTCCATTAAATTCGCTACGACGCGATCAGGTCGCTCCGTATTTAACATTTGTGGAAAAGGCGAATACGTTTCATCCTCAATAAATTCCTGAATATGTCCTGGTGATTGTATATAATCTACTTTCGCATAGGATAATCGGCGAAACAGTTCATTAATCATTTCTTCATTAGCCAAATCTTCAATATAAATAACAGCAACTTTC is part of the Solibacillus sp. FSL K6-1523 genome and harbors:
- a CDS encoding ECF transporter S component, with the protein product MTYGKSNKTFDLIVTSLLISLVFVATFFINIRLPIAANGGLVHLGTGMLFIAAIMFGPKKGAIAGGVGMALFDLFSGWTLWAPFTLVARCVQGYIVGKIAWSGGRNGKSPIFNVIAIFVSVPFMLLGYYICERVIFGNWVAPLASIPGNLVQNAVGMLIAIPVCLALKKLPLFK
- a CDS encoding GerAB/ArcD/ProY family transporter, with translation MNEKSISQKQLFFVVLQAQIGIGLLSLPSNVFSHSKNDGWISVILAGVGIQILILLLWTLLNGFKGKSLFEISVIVFGQYVGKVINLLYTLYFLLVMSLLALLFANLLKEWILSYTPISILLLIILATAIYIGKSNLRVLARFYMLTAVVILISILLPWFAFTFNIEWAYLFPVGQSGLKNITIGAHDALIAMIGFEIIAVVLPFVQGTYKQSLKSISLANMTAVFIYIYFTICCYLIFSPEELKIISEPVLYLLKAVNFQWIERLDLIFLSIWIIPMSTSLVAYLYLASKFAAYTLHKGQRKYPIWYLPFIAFIIGLFLTTESEIEQFNKYLSVSSYIFTVFLPLLTLFVSIVRKKYNYRSSST
- a CDS encoding nucleoside-diphosphate sugar epimerase; protein product: MLRLSWLISMGISLFGVMLIQYFFTMKPDDVAQAGNLGALGLALAAPFILLSLFITYRFFLVTSRQARDQLMRLIYLIFGVAFLIVMVFYAIEFKNDVYASLGGNTHTKGSQIYGFPMLNEYTNHVFINFYTFGIAHAVSGLAATIIGIFKKPTVVQEERI
- a CDS encoding coenzyme F420-0:L-glutamate ligase; protein product: MERVVGTVVRGLRGPIINEGDDIVQIVVDTALNAAKVEGYEIADRDIVTVTESVVARAQGNYATIDDIAADVNAKFGDDTVGVIFPILSRNRFSNILKGIAKGTKKIVLMLSYPSDEVGNHLVSIDELDEKGINPWTDVLTEAEFRGHFGYNKHTFTGVDYIEYYKELIVEQGTEVEVIFSNNAKTILDYTKTVLTCDVHSRFRTKRILNAAGAEKVFGLDNILSESHNGSGCNTQYGLLGSNKSTEDGVKLFPDNCQPIVDDIQAKILAASGKLVEVMIYGDGAFKDPVGQIWELADPVVSPAYTPGLAGTPNEIKLKYLADNDFAELHGEELKAAIKNYINNKEEDLTGNMAAQGTTPRKLTDLIGSLSDLTSGSGDKGTPMIYIQGYFDNYTK
- a CDS encoding hydrolase, which codes for MLTKEETVLVLIDIQGKLAQIVDESEFVIDSISKVVQGAQTLQLPILWLEQYPKGLGPTVEEISQHLTDMKPIEKITFSAYDTPEFVQQLEATGRKKVLLAGIETHICVYQTAAHLLANGYEVEVLADCVSSRTAGNREVGVQKMLQLGAKLTSVEMALFEMQQIAKGDTFKTISALVK
- a CDS encoding spore germination protein, translating into MFRRRGEKEASLTNNEILQQEKVKSPFPKLADNILFIQQLFVHTEDLIIHNLSETQSLIFINSLVDSKEISNKILTRISVQENGLVCDKKIMNLYEVPNLLLDGYVFYISEDKAYIAAFNAAVQEKRAIQEPISEKILKGSHEGFIESLESNIHLVRKQIKNPKLMIKYMTLGERSRTKVAVIYIEDLANEEMINELFRRLSYAKVDYIQSPGHIQEFIEDETYSPFPQMLNTERPDRVVANLMEGRFAIIADGSPTAMIAPISFFAFIQTPDDYNNRFFIGSFLTLFRTMSLMIVIGLPSLYIAVVSFHYEIIPFELVLALKGTLEFVPVPPIIEAVSMLIILELLSEAATRLPSPIAQTIGVVGGLVIGTAVVEANLVSNSMVVVVALTAVASYTLPITEMGTTIRLLSFPLMVASSLFGLVGIVFGLMIILLHLCKLESFGMPYFTPFAPFKLSENKDTIVRLPLWKFIKRPTGPRPKDIVRTGNPRGWKKDE
- a CDS encoding Ger(x)C family spore germination protein, whose amino-acid sequence is MKKGILILIVLNIWLLTGCWDVRLLKDSSLVVGIGLDVEDDNQVLNTSVIRQIKQDSGGAGKPATANVIYSATGNTLRETRSSIEKQLGGRYASNKLQVLVLGEDLAKENIYPIIDMFYRDPRNSLGAKMVVTEGDAKDLLNMEISDDAFISEKLYKTLRETENQTLIPNVTIQSVCPDLFDPGKDFALPYIKAKDSETFDVAGMALFHDKSFTGEVLEGQDATVLLYMNGEHGANSTLSFKVNPEEAELQNQYLTANTFLKNQKLKLNVDENHHVSVEIYVKLNVTVVEYPKDHLFNHEKVLKLNEDLSKQLTEKAEKVVEQLKKANCDYFGIGRQLIAYHPETWKAIDWPSTFPTIDIKPKIEVEITGTGILK